The following DNA comes from Acidobacteriota bacterium.
GGTCGAAGCGGGCGCGGCCGACGGCGACGTTGGCGGTCCTGCCGAACGCCGGGTCCGACGGGTCGTCGCGCTTGCCCGGCGCCTCGTCGTCGGCGAAAAGGACGCCGAGGGAGCTGCGGCCCACCTTGCCGCTCACCTTGCCCCCGTAACGCGGGTCGACGATGGTGCGGGTATGGATCGGCGTGATCGGCGCGAAGACGTTGAAGATCTCCTGCCCCTCCAGGAAGAACGGCCGCAGCTCGGGATAGAAGAGCGGGAAGCGCTGGTTGACGTCGATCTGCGGCAGGTCCGATTCGATCTGCGAGAAGTCGGGGTTGACGGTGAAGTCGGCGGTCAGATCCGAGGAGATGCCGTACTTCACGTTGAGCCCGGCCTCGGCGACGTCGTCGTCGACGAACGCGCCGGCGGCATCGAGCGCGCCGAGGCGGAACGCGGTGACCGTCGGCAGGATCTCCAGGTTGCGGCTGGTCGACAGGTCGGCCAGCCCCTCGATCACCCCCATCTGAGCGAGAAACTGCGCGATGTCCCGCGAAACCGGCGACCAGACGACGGTCTCGTCCTTCCCCTGAATCGCGCGCGAGACCTGGAACCCCCAGCGGTGCGTCTCCCCCTCGCCGACCGCCGGGTAGCGCAGGCTCTTGAAGGGGATCGCCAGCTCCGCGGTCCAGCCGTCCGCCGACGGCACGCCGGCCGAGACGAACAGGGCGTCCCACGAGATGTCCCCTTCCGGAATGCCGCTGGGGGGCGTGTCCGACGGCCCTCTTCCCTGCGACCCGAGGGCCCGCCGCTGCGTCCGGTTGCGCAGGCCGGTCGAGTTCAGGATGGCGTCCCCCTGCACCCCGAAGCCGTTGACGGTGAACTGATAGGCGCGCTGCCGGTCACGGAACGGGTCGAAGAAGAGGGAGACCGTGTCGTCCTCGGCGATCTGATCCCGATCCGAGCGGTTCGCCCGCATCAGATCGGGGCTGGCGTATCCCGCGCGGATGCCGACGTAGAGGTTCTCGCCGTCGTAGGCGATGTACACGTCGGTCGGCTCGCTGGCGACGGCCCCTTCGACCGGCGCCGTCTGCACGAAGTCCGACAGGTGCGCGGCCCGGCGCCAGACGTCGTCGGTGAGTTGCCCGTCGATGATCGGGGGCTCCTCCACCCGGACCGCGGAAACGACCGGTTGCCCGGCGGCGTGCGCCGCGGCCCCGACCAGCAGCGCCAGCGCCAGGAGCCCGCGGTGAAACGCCGCGTGGTACCGAGAGGCATATTCGACCGGGGAGCAACGCCGTCCACGCGGGTTGCATCGCCGCTTGAATGCAGCGGGGCTTTCGCCACGGGCTCTCAGGGCGGTTCCGCCGGCCGTTCGCGATGCGATCATCGTTCGATCGGCGTCGCCGCGACGATCCCGGCGCCTTCCTCGATCGTGATCCGCTGGTTGGCTTCCAGCGGTCCGGTCTCGTCGACGCGCCCGCCCGGCCACGCCACCCGCACGGCCTCGACCTGCGTTGCGGCGCCCAACCCGAGGGACACCGGCAGCTCGCTCTGCGAGGCGTAGCTCGACCCGGTCCGCACCCGGCGCCAGCGCGTTCGGCCCCCGGTGGTCACCTCGACGCGCGCGCCCACGCCGTCGCGGTTCGCAGCCGTCCCGACGAGCCGCACCCGCAG
Coding sequences within:
- a CDS encoding carbohydrate binding family 9 domain-containing protein; this encodes MIASRTAGGTALRARGESPAAFKRRCNPRGRRCSPVEYASRYHAAFHRGLLALALLVGAAAHAAGQPVVSAVRVEEPPIIDGQLTDDVWRRAAHLSDFVQTAPVEGAVASEPTDVYIAYDGENLYVGIRAGYASPDLMRANRSDRDQIAEDDTVSLFFDPFRDRQRAYQFTVNGFGVQGDAILNSTGLRNRTQRRALGSQGRGPSDTPPSGIPEGDISWDALFVSAGVPSADGWTAELAIPFKSLRYPAVGEGETHRWGFQVSRAIQGKDETVVWSPVSRDIAQFLAQMGVIEGLADLSTSRNLEILPTVTAFRLGALDAAGAFVDDDVAEAGLNVKYGISSDLTADFTVNPDFSQIESDLPQIDVNQRFPLFYPELRPFFLEGQEIFNVFAPITPIHTRTIVDPRYGGKVSGKVGRSSLGVLFADDEAPGKRDDPSDPAFGRTANVAVGRARFDLYPESFVGATFTNRDFMDGYSRMAAFDSNMRLGATNRWNVFLSQSWHRDEEGVERVGQTMGTFFNHVGRNVNFSAFYGGTSPDFRIDTGFVRRVDDKRMFTNLAYRWWPEHWLVNWGPRVRYGRNYSFDNVLMDETVGPGLDFTFARNVRLGLSAERALERYGGIDFWKWNQGVDFDINASRRIALVGNVSWGESIRYGGMPFLGRGRLGSLTAIFRPVSRLQSQLNVELSRLEDPRTSTLVFDIQVLRALTTYQFTERLLLRNILEHNSFDRTLDGNLLLTYRVNSGTVFYVGYDGHYQQEDRLDPVRFLTQRYRRTNRAIFMKISYLFRY